GATGCTTTTATTTTTTTCTCAATTCGTCACGAATTTCAACCAATAATTCTTCGGTAGTTGGTCCGGCAGGTGCTGCTGGAGCCTCTTCAACCGGCTTTTTGGTTTTATTGTAAGCTTTCACAATCATGAATAATACAAATCCAACAATCACTAAATTAATGATAGCATTTACCCATTTTCCCCACATGATGGCGTTCTCCGGTTTTTCAACAGATCCATCGGCAGCTACAACTGCTTCTGCAAGTACCACTTTTAAGTCGGAAAAGTCAACTCCTCCGGTAAAATGACCCACAATCGGCATCATGATATCGTTAGTAAATCCTGCGACAACAGCACCTACTGCTCCGGCAAGAATAACAGCAACCGCTAAATCGATAACGTTGCCGGTCATAATAAAATTCTTAAATTCTTTTAACATGTTTTGATGGGTTTAATAGTTAATTGACAGCAATTTAAGTAAAAAGAGTTGTTTTCGTCCAATTAGAATGCGCGCATAGCATTATTTTCGACAAACAACCCGCTTTACTCGTTGAGAAATCGCCGTAAGTAATTCGTAGGGGATAGAATTTATAGCTTCTGAAAGGGTTTCAGCAGTACTAGTTTCGCCAAAAACAATAGCTTCATCTCCTTCTTCACAGCTAATATGTGTAATATCCACCATGATCA
This genomic stretch from Ulvibacter sp. MAR_2010_11 harbors:
- the mscL gene encoding large conductance mechanosensitive channel protein MscL translates to MLKEFKNFIMTGNVIDLAVAVILAGAVGAVVAGFTNDIMMPIVGHFTGGVDFSDLKVVLAEAVVAADGSVEKPENAIMWGKWVNAIINLVIVGFVLFMIVKAYNKTKKPVEEAPAAPAGPTTEELLVEIRDELRKK